Proteins from a single region of Hermetia illucens chromosome 3, iHerIll2.2.curated.20191125, whole genome shotgun sequence:
- the LOC119650943 gene encoding kynurenine formamidase-like, which produces MPLNISESDKILNPMRWAKNFSSPEIALAYVHRMGKEGVEKHAKYLKKANIKYGPGEKQLLDIYYKEDEQGMPVVVYIHGGYWQDFSKDISAFWLAPYLENGCRVILVGYDLCPAVTLSELVNEIKDGLKYCLEYAAETNAKAVSIIGHSAGAHLTISALDRETLTLPTINLVKSIYLVTGIYDLTVLINSSVNENNKLTLDESNVEQLSPMLFDYTYLRGHKLKIYVIAAEYESPLFIEQSEGMNKQLEKFNIDSQYKFISGVDHLDILEQLGKNDFELTQLLLEELN; this is translated from the exons ATGCCTCTGAATATTAGTGAAAGTGACAAAATTTTAAACCCGATGAGGTGGGCCAAAAATTTCAGCTCACCTGAAATTGCTTTAGCATATGTTCATAGAATGGGGAAAGAAG GAGTCGAGAAACATGCGAAATACTTGAAAAAGGCGAACATCAAATATGGACCTGGGGAGAAACAACTACTGGACATTTACTATAAAGAAGATGAACAAG GGATGCCCGTTGTTGTCTATATACATGGTGGTTATTGGCAAGACTTCAGCAAAGATATATCAGCGTTTTGGTTGGCTCCATATCTTGAAAACGGATGTCGTGTCATTTTGGTCGGTTATGATTTATGTCCTGCTGTGACCCTAAGCGAACTAGTCAATGAAATTAAGGACGGACTGAAGTATTGTTTGGAATACGCGGCAGAAACAAATGCTAA GGCGGTTTCTATTATTGGACACTCAGCCGGAGCCCATTTGACGATTTCGGCTTTGGATAGGGAAACATTGACACTACCAACCATCAACCTAGTGAAGTCCATATATCTTGTGACTGGCATTTATGACTTGACAGTACTCATCAATTCTTCTgtgaatgaaaataataaattgacATTAGATGAATCGAATGTTGAGCAATTGTCTCCAATGCTATTCGATTATACCTACTTAAGGGGACACAAACTGAAAATTTATGTGATCGCAGCCGAATACGAGAGTCCACTATTTATAGAACAATCAGAAGGAATGAACAAACAATTGGAGAAGTTTAACATTGACTCTCAGTACAAATTTATATCGGGGGTCGATCATTTAGACATTTTGGAACAGCTTGGGAAGAATGATTTCGAATTGACACAATTGCTTTTGGAAGAATTGAATTAG